The following proteins are encoded in a genomic region of Carettochelys insculpta isolate YL-2023 chromosome 34, ASM3395843v1, whole genome shotgun sequence:
- the SRRT gene encoding serrate RNA effector molecule homolog isoform X1: protein MGDSDDEYDRRRRDKFRRERSDYDRSRERDDRRRDDWSDREWDRSRERRSRGEYRDYDRNRRERFSPPRHELSPPQKRMRRDWDEHSADPYHSGYEMPYSGATAGPTYGPPQPWAHPDMHVIQQHHLLPIQARLGNIAEVDVGLAPPVMKSFKEFLLSLDDSVDETEAVKRYNDYKLDFRRQQMQDFFLAHKDEEWFRSKYHPDEAGRRKQEACSALQNRLGVFLYLMDNGWFENLQLDIDKASTIVKMLDAAVIKMEGGTENDLKILDQEEEEERQDKAEPGKKEDGRLPDADRKGSDKDDKKEEGKKVDADEPAEEKAKKASEEEEEKPAKEEEAEKDAKKASKKRKRKRSGDDSYDEGSVSESETESESGHAEDDDKEEEKPKEEKKAEEEEAAVAAKAKEKEKEKEKEGGECKPRPLHKTCSLFMRNIAPNISQAEIVALCKRYPGFMRVALSDPQPERRFFRRGWVTFNRSVNIKDICWSLQNIRLRECELSPGVNRDLTRRVRNVNGITQHKQIVRNDIKLAAKLIHTLDDRTQLWGAGEPREGSQLSSLPSQNPILKNITDYLIEEVSAEEEELLGKSGEAADEPPKEGNPAEINVERDEKLIKVLDKLLLYLRIVHSVDYYNTSEYLNEDEMPNRCGIIHVRGPMPPNRVSHGEVAEWQKTFEEKLSPLCTVRESLSEEEAQKMGKKDPEQEVEKFVTANTQELGKDKWLCPLSGKKFKGPEFVRKHIFNKHAEKIEEVKKEVAFFNSFLMDAKRPALPELKANQPPVPGQGLTPGLPYPPQTPQGLMPYGQPRPPMMGYAGGPPYPHAPYAAGRGNYDSFRGQGGYLNKPRNRMVRGDPRAIVEYRDLDAPEDVDFF, encoded by the exons ATGGGCGACAGCGATGACGAGTACGACCGGCGGCGCCGGGACAAGTTCCGCCGCGAGCGCAGCGACTACGACCGGTCCCGGGAGCGCGACGACCGGCGCCGGGACGACTGGAGTGACCG ggaGTGGGACCGTAGCCGTGAGCGCCGGAGCCGGGGCGAGTATCGGGACTATGACCGCAACCGCCGGGAGCGTTTCTCTCCCCCACGGCACGAGCTGAGCCCCCCGCAGAAACGCATGCGGCGAGACTG GGATGAGCACAGCGCTGACCCCTACCACAGCGGGTACGAGATGCCGTACAGCGGGGCGACCGCCGGCCCCACCTATGGGCCCCCCCAGCCGTGGGCGCACCCCGACATGCATGTGATACAGCAGCACCACCTCCTGCCCATCCAGGCCAG GCTGGGCAACATTGCGGAGGTGGACGTGGGCCTGGCGCCCCCCGTCATGAAGAGCTTCAAAGAGTTCCTGCTCTCCCTGGACGACTCGGTGGACGAGACGGAGGCCGTCAAGCGGTACAACGACTACAAGCTGGATTTCCGGCGTCAGCAGATGCAGGACTTCTTCCTGGCGCACAAGGACGAGGAGTG GTTCCGCTCCAAGTACCACCCGGACGAGGCGGGCCGCAGGAAGCAGGAGGCCTGCAGCGCCCTGCAGAACCGGCTCGGCGTCTTCCTCTATCTCATGGACAACGGCTGGTTCGAGAACCTGCAGCTGGACATCGACAAGGCCAGCACCATCGTGAAGATGCTGGATGCCG CTGTCATCAAGATGGAGGGCGGCACCGAAAACGACCTGAAGATCCTggaccaggaggaggaggaggagcggcagGACAAGGCCGAGCCGGGGAAGAAGGAGGACGGCCGCCTGCCCGACGCTGACCGGAAGGGCTCTGACAAAGATGACAAGAAGGAGGAAGGCAAAAag GTGGACGCAGACGAGCCGGCTGAGGAGAAAGCCAAGAAGGCCTccgaggaggaagaggagaaaccGGCGAAGGAGGAGGAAGCTGAGAAAGATGCAAAAAAG gCCAGCAAGAAGCGGAAGCGAAAGCGCAGCGGGGATGACAGCTACGACGAGGGCAGCGTCTCCGAGTCCGAGACTGAGTCGGAGAGCGGCCACGCCGAGGACGATGACAAGgaag aggagaagccgaaggaggagaagaaggccgaggaggaggaggcggcggtggCGGCCAAGgccaaggagaaggagaaggagaaggagaaggagggggggGAGTGCAAGCCCCGCCCGCTGCACAAGACCTGCTCCCTCTTCATGCGCAACATCGCCCCGAACATCTCCCAGGCCGAGATCGTGGCA CTCTGCAAGCGCTATCCCGGCTTCATGCGTGTGGCTCTGTCGGACCCCCAGCCAGAGAGGAG GTTCTTCCgcaggggctgggtcaccttcaACCGCAGCGTCAACATCAAGGACATTTGCTGGAGCTTGCAGAACATCCGG CTGCGGGAGTGCGAGCTGAGCCCAGGCGTGAACCGGGACCTGACGCGCCGTGTACGCAACGTGAACGGCATCACGCAGCACAAGCAGATCGTGCGCAATGACATCAAGCTAGCAGCCAAGCTGATCCACACGCTGGACGACCGCACccagctgtggggtgctggggaaccCCGCGAGGGCTCCCAGCTCTCG agcctgccctcGCAGAACCCCATCCTGAAGAACATCACGGACTACCTGATCGAGGAGGTGAGCgccgaggaggaggagctgctgggcaagAGCGGGGAGGCTGCGGACGAGCCCCCAAAGGAGGGGAACCCGGCCGAGATCAACGTGGAGAGAGACGAGAAGCTGATCAAG GTACTGGACAAGCTGTTGCTCTACCTGCGGATTGTGCACTCGGTGGATTATTACAACACTTCCGAGTATCTGAACGAGGATGAGATGCCCAATCGCTGCGGCATCATCCACGTGCGTGGACCCATGCCCCCCAACCGTGTCAGCCACGGCGAAG TGGCTGAGTGGCAGAAGACCTTCGAGGAGAAGTTGTCTCCGCTCTGCACAGTGCGGGAGTCTCTCTCGGAGGAGGAGGCCCAGAAGATGGGCAAGAAGGACCCTGAGCAGGAGGTGGAGAAGTTTGTCACAGCCAACACGCAGGAGCTGGGCAAGGACAAGTGGCTCTGCCCGCTGAGCGGCAAGAAATTCAAG GGCCCCGAGTTTGTGCGCAAGCACATTTTCAACAAGCACGCTGAGAAGATCGAGGAGGTCAAGAAGGAGGTGGCGTTCTTCAACAGCTTCCTCATGGACGCCAAGCGCCCAGCGCTGCCTGAGCTCAAGGCCAACCAGCCCCCCGTGCCGGGGCAGG GTCTTACCCCAGGGCTTCCATACCCGCCCCAGACACCCCAGGGGCTGATGCCCTATGGACAGCCCCGCCCGCCCATGATGGGATACGCTG GCGGCCCCCCCTATCCTCACGCCCCCTATGCCGCCGGCCGAGGTAACTATGACAGCTTCCGGGGGCAGGGTGGCTACCTGAACAAACCGCGGAACAG GATGGTTCGGGGCGACCCTCGTGCGATTGTGGAGTACCGGGACCTGGACGCCCCTGAAGACGTGGATTTCTTCTGA
- the SRRT gene encoding serrate RNA effector molecule homolog isoform X2 → MRRDWDEHSADPYHSGYEMPYSGATAGPTYGPPQPWAHPDMHVIQQHHLLPIQARLGNIAEVDVGLAPPVMKSFKEFLLSLDDSVDETEAVKRYNDYKLDFRRQQMQDFFLAHKDEEWFRSKYHPDEAGRRKQEACSALQNRLGVFLYLMDNGWFENLQLDIDKASTIVKMLDAAVIKMEGGTENDLKILDQEEEEERQDKAEPGKKEDGRLPDADRKGSDKDDKKEEGKKVDADEPAEEKAKKASEEEEEKPAKEEEAEKDAKKASKKRKRKRSGDDSYDEGSVSESETESESGHAEDDDKEEEKPKEEKKAEEEEAAVAAKAKEKEKEKEKEGGECKPRPLHKTCSLFMRNIAPNISQAEIVALCKRYPGFMRVALSDPQPERRFFRRGWVTFNRSVNIKDICWSLQNIRLRECELSPGVNRDLTRRVRNVNGITQHKQIVRNDIKLAAKLIHTLDDRTQLWGAGEPREGSQLSSLPSQNPILKNITDYLIEEVSAEEEELLGKSGEAADEPPKEGNPAEINVERDEKLIKVLDKLLLYLRIVHSVDYYNTSEYLNEDEMPNRCGIIHVRGPMPPNRVSHGEVAEWQKTFEEKLSPLCTVRESLSEEEAQKMGKKDPEQEVEKFVTANTQELGKDKWLCPLSGKKFKGPEFVRKHIFNKHAEKIEEVKKEVAFFNSFLMDAKRPALPELKANQPPVPGQGLTPGLPYPPQTPQGLMPYGQPRPPMMGYAGGPPYPHAPYAAGRGNYDSFRGQGGYLNKPRNRMVRGDPRAIVEYRDLDAPEDVDFF, encoded by the exons ATGCGGCGAGACTG GGATGAGCACAGCGCTGACCCCTACCACAGCGGGTACGAGATGCCGTACAGCGGGGCGACCGCCGGCCCCACCTATGGGCCCCCCCAGCCGTGGGCGCACCCCGACATGCATGTGATACAGCAGCACCACCTCCTGCCCATCCAGGCCAG GCTGGGCAACATTGCGGAGGTGGACGTGGGCCTGGCGCCCCCCGTCATGAAGAGCTTCAAAGAGTTCCTGCTCTCCCTGGACGACTCGGTGGACGAGACGGAGGCCGTCAAGCGGTACAACGACTACAAGCTGGATTTCCGGCGTCAGCAGATGCAGGACTTCTTCCTGGCGCACAAGGACGAGGAGTG GTTCCGCTCCAAGTACCACCCGGACGAGGCGGGCCGCAGGAAGCAGGAGGCCTGCAGCGCCCTGCAGAACCGGCTCGGCGTCTTCCTCTATCTCATGGACAACGGCTGGTTCGAGAACCTGCAGCTGGACATCGACAAGGCCAGCACCATCGTGAAGATGCTGGATGCCG CTGTCATCAAGATGGAGGGCGGCACCGAAAACGACCTGAAGATCCTggaccaggaggaggaggaggagcggcagGACAAGGCCGAGCCGGGGAAGAAGGAGGACGGCCGCCTGCCCGACGCTGACCGGAAGGGCTCTGACAAAGATGACAAGAAGGAGGAAGGCAAAAag GTGGACGCAGACGAGCCGGCTGAGGAGAAAGCCAAGAAGGCCTccgaggaggaagaggagaaaccGGCGAAGGAGGAGGAAGCTGAGAAAGATGCAAAAAAG gCCAGCAAGAAGCGGAAGCGAAAGCGCAGCGGGGATGACAGCTACGACGAGGGCAGCGTCTCCGAGTCCGAGACTGAGTCGGAGAGCGGCCACGCCGAGGACGATGACAAGgaag aggagaagccgaaggaggagaagaaggccgaggaggaggaggcggcggtggCGGCCAAGgccaaggagaaggagaaggagaaggagaaggagggggggGAGTGCAAGCCCCGCCCGCTGCACAAGACCTGCTCCCTCTTCATGCGCAACATCGCCCCGAACATCTCCCAGGCCGAGATCGTGGCA CTCTGCAAGCGCTATCCCGGCTTCATGCGTGTGGCTCTGTCGGACCCCCAGCCAGAGAGGAG GTTCTTCCgcaggggctgggtcaccttcaACCGCAGCGTCAACATCAAGGACATTTGCTGGAGCTTGCAGAACATCCGG CTGCGGGAGTGCGAGCTGAGCCCAGGCGTGAACCGGGACCTGACGCGCCGTGTACGCAACGTGAACGGCATCACGCAGCACAAGCAGATCGTGCGCAATGACATCAAGCTAGCAGCCAAGCTGATCCACACGCTGGACGACCGCACccagctgtggggtgctggggaaccCCGCGAGGGCTCCCAGCTCTCG agcctgccctcGCAGAACCCCATCCTGAAGAACATCACGGACTACCTGATCGAGGAGGTGAGCgccgaggaggaggagctgctgggcaagAGCGGGGAGGCTGCGGACGAGCCCCCAAAGGAGGGGAACCCGGCCGAGATCAACGTGGAGAGAGACGAGAAGCTGATCAAG GTACTGGACAAGCTGTTGCTCTACCTGCGGATTGTGCACTCGGTGGATTATTACAACACTTCCGAGTATCTGAACGAGGATGAGATGCCCAATCGCTGCGGCATCATCCACGTGCGTGGACCCATGCCCCCCAACCGTGTCAGCCACGGCGAAG TGGCTGAGTGGCAGAAGACCTTCGAGGAGAAGTTGTCTCCGCTCTGCACAGTGCGGGAGTCTCTCTCGGAGGAGGAGGCCCAGAAGATGGGCAAGAAGGACCCTGAGCAGGAGGTGGAGAAGTTTGTCACAGCCAACACGCAGGAGCTGGGCAAGGACAAGTGGCTCTGCCCGCTGAGCGGCAAGAAATTCAAG GGCCCCGAGTTTGTGCGCAAGCACATTTTCAACAAGCACGCTGAGAAGATCGAGGAGGTCAAGAAGGAGGTGGCGTTCTTCAACAGCTTCCTCATGGACGCCAAGCGCCCAGCGCTGCCTGAGCTCAAGGCCAACCAGCCCCCCGTGCCGGGGCAGG GTCTTACCCCAGGGCTTCCATACCCGCCCCAGACACCCCAGGGGCTGATGCCCTATGGACAGCCCCGCCCGCCCATGATGGGATACGCTG GCGGCCCCCCCTATCCTCACGCCCCCTATGCCGCCGGCCGAGGTAACTATGACAGCTTCCGGGGGCAGGGTGGCTACCTGAACAAACCGCGGAACAG GATGGTTCGGGGCGACCCTCGTGCGATTGTGGAGTACCGGGACCTGGACGCCCCTGAAGACGTGGATTTCTTCTGA